The Struthio camelus isolate bStrCam1 chromosome 5, bStrCam1.hap1, whole genome shotgun sequence genome has a segment encoding these proteins:
- the ZDHHC13 gene encoding palmitoyltransferase ZDHHC13 isoform X2 produces MAAGGGGPACKNHCHGPHQPHKCNCHRIHNDKVLSTLPGPYTFIEDPSTCDIVKATQYGLLERCKELVEAGYDVRQPDKENVTLLHWAAINNRKELVRFYISKGAVVDQLGGDLNSTPLHWAIRQGHLPMVMLLLKCGADPSLIDGEGFSSIHLAVLFQHMPIIAYLISKGQNVDTTDFNGQTPLMISAQKAIGLEPTRFLLKFNPSLNAVDNIQKNTALHWAITSGNISAVDLLLEAGASMDVKNVKGETPLDLARETQNHFIVYMLTEEERMRSRKNCRLLRIVEKYELFLLLASSLTLMWAIGYVMNLSSDSWLLKGCLLLFILFGMTLFVRRCVGLRNLSIVGLFYYFYKTWRTDPGYIKTSEEERKENIVALAEAGCLDSRTFCTSCLVKKPLRSMHCLACDACVARYDQHSLWFGQCIGVGNHHYYILFLFFLTMTGVWLLCGTLLYWSNHCATSYRQDGAWTYFTQIVYCSPWVLYIFTLACFHTLWASLLLIIQLYQITFLGLTSHERMNLLIQNKSSKHPVSLRRTPYNLGCFQNLSDFFQCRCLGMFKPNVIDWTKQYNLFHLSKEKNLHSV; encoded by the exons atggctgccggcggcggcggccccgcg TGTAAAAACCATTGCCATGGGCCTCATCAACCTCATAAGTGTAACTGTCACCGTATCCACAATGATAAAGTTCTGTCAACGCTACCAGGACCATATACATTCATTGAGGACCCCAGTACTTGTGATATTGTCAAGGCTACTCA gTACGGATTACTGGAGCGGTGCAAAGAACTGGTAGAAGCAGGATATGATGTTCGGCAACCAGACAAAGAAAATGTGACTCTTCTTCACTGGGCAGCAATAAACAACAGGAAGGAGCTGGTTAG ATTTTATATTTCCAAAGGTGCAGTAGTGGATCAGCTAGGTGGAGATTTGAATTCAACTCCACTTCACTGGGCCATTAG GCAAGGACACCTACCTATGGTCATGTTATTGCTGAAATGTGGAGCAGATCCCAGTCTTATTGATGGGGAAGGATTCAGTAGCATTCATTTAGCAGTGCTGTTTCAACACATGCCTATTATAGCTTACCTCATATCAAAAGGCCAG AATGTAGATACAACAGACTTCAATGGACAAACACCTCTAATGATATCAGCACAAAAAGCAATTGG ACTGGAACCCACGAGGTTTCTTTTAAAGTTTAACCCTTCTCTCAATGCTGTAGACAACATTCAAAAGAATACTGCATTGCACTGGGCAATTACATCAGGAAATATAAGTGCTGTGGATCTATTGCTGGAAGCTGGTGCTAGCATGGACGTGAAAAATGTCAAG GGAGAGACACCACTTGACCTTGCTCGTGAAACTCAAAATCACTTCATTGTTTATATGCTAactgaggaagaaagaatgagaagcagaaaaaattgCAGGTTACTGAGAATAGTAGAGAAATATGAG cttttcctACTGTTGGCATCTTCCTTGACATTGATGTGGGCCATAGGATATGTGATGAACTTAAGTTCTGATTCTTGGCTTTTGAAAGGATGTCTGCTTCTCTTCATACTATTTGGAATGACTCTGTTTGTGAG gcgATGTGTGGGGCTCAGGAATCTAAG CATAGTgggtcttttttattatttctataaaACTTGGAGAACTGATCCTGGATACATTAAgacttcagaagaagaaagaaaagag AACATTGTTGCTCTTGCAGAAGCAGGTTGCTTGGACTCCAGAACGTTTTGCACATCGTGTCTT GTAAAGAAGCCTTTGAGATCTATGCATTGCCTTGCTTGTGATGCATGTGTAGCCAGATATGATCAGCATTCTCTGTGGTTTGGACAGTGCATAG GTGTTGGCAACCATCATTATTACATACTGTTCCTGTTTTTCCTAACTATGACTGGTGTCTGGCTGCTTTGTGGAACTCTTCTGT ATTGGTCAAACCACTGTGCAACAAGTTATCGTCAAGATGGAGCATGGACTTACTTCACACAGATAGTATATTGTTCTCCATGGGTTCTCTACATATTCACACTAGCCTGCTTCCATACTCTGTGGGCTTCATTGTTGCTAATTATTCAGCTTTATCAG ATTACATTTCTGGGATTGACCTCGCATGAAAGAATGAACCTCCTGATACAGAACAAGTCATCTAAGCACCCTGTTTCACTCAGGAGAACTCCATACAA tCTTGGATGCTTCCAGaatctttcagacttttttcagtGCAGGTGCCTTGGTATGTTCAAACCCAATGTAATTGATTGGACCAAACAGTATAATCTCTTTCATCtgtcaaaggagaaaaatcttcatTCTGTGTGA
- the ZDHHC13 gene encoding palmitoyltransferase ZDHHC13 isoform X3: protein MAAGGGGPACKNHCHGPHQPHKCNCHRIHNDKVLSTLPGPYTFIEDPSTCDIVKATQYGLLERCKELVEAGYDVRQPDKENVTLLHWAAINNRKELVRFYISKGAVVDQLGGDLNSTPLHWAIRQGHLPMVMLLLKCGADPSLIDGEGFSSIHLAVLFQHMPIIAYLISKGQNVDTTDFNGQTPLMISAQKAIGLEPTRFLLKFNPSLNAVDNIQKNTALHWAITSGNISAVDLLLEAGASMDVKNVKGETPLDLARETQNHFIVYMLTEEERMRSRKNCRLLRIVEKYELFLLLASSLTLMWAIGYVMNLSSDSWLLKGCLLLFILFGMTLFVRRCVGLRNLRTDPGYIKTSEEERKENIVALAEAGCLDSRTFCTSCLVKKPLRSMHCLACDACVARYDQHSLWFGQCIGVGNHHYYILFLFFLTMTGVWLLCGTLLYWSNHCATSYRQDGAWTYFTQIVYCSPWVLYIFTLACFHTLWASLLLIIQLYQITFLGLTSHERMNLLIQNKSSKHPVSLRRTPYNLGCFQNLSDFFQCRCLGMFKPNVIDWTKQYNLFHLSKEKNLHSV, encoded by the exons atggctgccggcggcggcggccccgcg TGTAAAAACCATTGCCATGGGCCTCATCAACCTCATAAGTGTAACTGTCACCGTATCCACAATGATAAAGTTCTGTCAACGCTACCAGGACCATATACATTCATTGAGGACCCCAGTACTTGTGATATTGTCAAGGCTACTCA gTACGGATTACTGGAGCGGTGCAAAGAACTGGTAGAAGCAGGATATGATGTTCGGCAACCAGACAAAGAAAATGTGACTCTTCTTCACTGGGCAGCAATAAACAACAGGAAGGAGCTGGTTAG ATTTTATATTTCCAAAGGTGCAGTAGTGGATCAGCTAGGTGGAGATTTGAATTCAACTCCACTTCACTGGGCCATTAG GCAAGGACACCTACCTATGGTCATGTTATTGCTGAAATGTGGAGCAGATCCCAGTCTTATTGATGGGGAAGGATTCAGTAGCATTCATTTAGCAGTGCTGTTTCAACACATGCCTATTATAGCTTACCTCATATCAAAAGGCCAG AATGTAGATACAACAGACTTCAATGGACAAACACCTCTAATGATATCAGCACAAAAAGCAATTGG ACTGGAACCCACGAGGTTTCTTTTAAAGTTTAACCCTTCTCTCAATGCTGTAGACAACATTCAAAAGAATACTGCATTGCACTGGGCAATTACATCAGGAAATATAAGTGCTGTGGATCTATTGCTGGAAGCTGGTGCTAGCATGGACGTGAAAAATGTCAAG GGAGAGACACCACTTGACCTTGCTCGTGAAACTCAAAATCACTTCATTGTTTATATGCTAactgaggaagaaagaatgagaagcagaaaaaattgCAGGTTACTGAGAATAGTAGAGAAATATGAG cttttcctACTGTTGGCATCTTCCTTGACATTGATGTGGGCCATAGGATATGTGATGAACTTAAGTTCTGATTCTTGGCTTTTGAAAGGATGTCTGCTTCTCTTCATACTATTTGGAATGACTCTGTTTGTGAG gcgATGTGTGGGGCTCAGGAATCTAAG AACTGATCCTGGATACATTAAgacttcagaagaagaaagaaaagag AACATTGTTGCTCTTGCAGAAGCAGGTTGCTTGGACTCCAGAACGTTTTGCACATCGTGTCTT GTAAAGAAGCCTTTGAGATCTATGCATTGCCTTGCTTGTGATGCATGTGTAGCCAGATATGATCAGCATTCTCTGTGGTTTGGACAGTGCATAG GTGTTGGCAACCATCATTATTACATACTGTTCCTGTTTTTCCTAACTATGACTGGTGTCTGGCTGCTTTGTGGAACTCTTCTGT ATTGGTCAAACCACTGTGCAACAAGTTATCGTCAAGATGGAGCATGGACTTACTTCACACAGATAGTATATTGTTCTCCATGGGTTCTCTACATATTCACACTAGCCTGCTTCCATACTCTGTGGGCTTCATTGTTGCTAATTATTCAGCTTTATCAG ATTACATTTCTGGGATTGACCTCGCATGAAAGAATGAACCTCCTGATACAGAACAAGTCATCTAAGCACCCTGTTTCACTCAGGAGAACTCCATACAA tCTTGGATGCTTCCAGaatctttcagacttttttcagtGCAGGTGCCTTGGTATGTTCAAACCCAATGTAATTGATTGGACCAAACAGTATAATCTCTTTCATCtgtcaaaggagaaaaatcttcatTCTGTGTGA
- the ZDHHC13 gene encoding palmitoyltransferase ZDHHC13 isoform X1, whose amino-acid sequence MAAGGGGPACKNHCHGPHQPHKCNCHRIHNDKVLSTLPGPYTFIEDPSTCDIVKATQYGLLERCKELVEAGYDVRQPDKENVTLLHWAAINNRKELVRFYISKGAVVDQLGGDLNSTPLHWAIRQGHLPMVMLLLKCGADPSLIDGEGFSSIHLAVLFQHMPIIAYLISKGQNVDTTDFNGQTPLMISAQKAIGLEPTRFLLKFNPSLNAVDNIQKNTALHWAITSGNISAVDLLLEAGASMDVKNVKGETPLDLARETQNHFIVYMLTEEERMRSRKNCRLLRIVEKYELFLLLASSLTLMWAIGYVMNLSSDSWLLKGCLLLFILFGMTLFVRRCVGLRNLRYLPTTFMLSSVFWMSVTWFVWFLPVHVADTIFQITVVFSIVGLFYYFYKTWRTDPGYIKTSEEERKENIVALAEAGCLDSRTFCTSCLVKKPLRSMHCLACDACVARYDQHSLWFGQCIGVGNHHYYILFLFFLTMTGVWLLCGTLLYWSNHCATSYRQDGAWTYFTQIVYCSPWVLYIFTLACFHTLWASLLLIIQLYQITFLGLTSHERMNLLIQNKSSKHPVSLRRTPYNLGCFQNLSDFFQCRCLGMFKPNVIDWTKQYNLFHLSKEKNLHSV is encoded by the exons atggctgccggcggcggcggccccgcg TGTAAAAACCATTGCCATGGGCCTCATCAACCTCATAAGTGTAACTGTCACCGTATCCACAATGATAAAGTTCTGTCAACGCTACCAGGACCATATACATTCATTGAGGACCCCAGTACTTGTGATATTGTCAAGGCTACTCA gTACGGATTACTGGAGCGGTGCAAAGAACTGGTAGAAGCAGGATATGATGTTCGGCAACCAGACAAAGAAAATGTGACTCTTCTTCACTGGGCAGCAATAAACAACAGGAAGGAGCTGGTTAG ATTTTATATTTCCAAAGGTGCAGTAGTGGATCAGCTAGGTGGAGATTTGAATTCAACTCCACTTCACTGGGCCATTAG GCAAGGACACCTACCTATGGTCATGTTATTGCTGAAATGTGGAGCAGATCCCAGTCTTATTGATGGGGAAGGATTCAGTAGCATTCATTTAGCAGTGCTGTTTCAACACATGCCTATTATAGCTTACCTCATATCAAAAGGCCAG AATGTAGATACAACAGACTTCAATGGACAAACACCTCTAATGATATCAGCACAAAAAGCAATTGG ACTGGAACCCACGAGGTTTCTTTTAAAGTTTAACCCTTCTCTCAATGCTGTAGACAACATTCAAAAGAATACTGCATTGCACTGGGCAATTACATCAGGAAATATAAGTGCTGTGGATCTATTGCTGGAAGCTGGTGCTAGCATGGACGTGAAAAATGTCAAG GGAGAGACACCACTTGACCTTGCTCGTGAAACTCAAAATCACTTCATTGTTTATATGCTAactgaggaagaaagaatgagaagcagaaaaaattgCAGGTTACTGAGAATAGTAGAGAAATATGAG cttttcctACTGTTGGCATCTTCCTTGACATTGATGTGGGCCATAGGATATGTGATGAACTTAAGTTCTGATTCTTGGCTTTTGAAAGGATGTCTGCTTCTCTTCATACTATTTGGAATGACTCTGTTTGTGAG gcgATGTGTGGGGCTCAGGAATCTAAGGTATCTTCCTACAACATTTATGCTAAGTTCAGTTTTTTGGATGTCTGTGACCTGGTTTGTCTGGTTCCTGCCTG TGCATGTAGCTGACACAATTTTCCAAATTACTGTTGTGTTCAGCATAGTgggtcttttttattatttctataaaACTTGGAGAACTGATCCTGGATACATTAAgacttcagaagaagaaagaaaagag AACATTGTTGCTCTTGCAGAAGCAGGTTGCTTGGACTCCAGAACGTTTTGCACATCGTGTCTT GTAAAGAAGCCTTTGAGATCTATGCATTGCCTTGCTTGTGATGCATGTGTAGCCAGATATGATCAGCATTCTCTGTGGTTTGGACAGTGCATAG GTGTTGGCAACCATCATTATTACATACTGTTCCTGTTTTTCCTAACTATGACTGGTGTCTGGCTGCTTTGTGGAACTCTTCTGT ATTGGTCAAACCACTGTGCAACAAGTTATCGTCAAGATGGAGCATGGACTTACTTCACACAGATAGTATATTGTTCTCCATGGGTTCTCTACATATTCACACTAGCCTGCTTCCATACTCTGTGGGCTTCATTGTTGCTAATTATTCAGCTTTATCAG ATTACATTTCTGGGATTGACCTCGCATGAAAGAATGAACCTCCTGATACAGAACAAGTCATCTAAGCACCCTGTTTCACTCAGGAGAACTCCATACAA tCTTGGATGCTTCCAGaatctttcagacttttttcagtGCAGGTGCCTTGGTATGTTCAAACCCAATGTAATTGATTGGACCAAACAGTATAATCTCTTTCATCtgtcaaaggagaaaaatcttcatTCTGTGTGA